The genome window GCTGACAGCGCACTTTCAAGGCTTGCTTTAAGAGCCGCGTTGTCTTTTTTCACATACATGCCCAGAGTCTGTGGATAAACGAGATCTGGCGAACTAATTTCGATACGCCCTTTTGTGCGTTCAGCAAACATTTTTGCCGCACCAGCAATTTCCATTTGCGCTTGAACGTTACGTGATAAAAGAGCCTGAGATACTTCTGGCGCTGAAGGGAACTCTTGAACCGTAATACTTTCTTTACCATTTGGCAGGCAATAGTCTGCCGATAAATCATTCAACGCTTTTACCCAAGTTGTTCCCTGCTGTAAACCTACTTTCATACCGCATAAATCTTGTTCGGTTTTAGGCTGAACCTCAGCGCCTTTAAGCACCATAATCGAGGCGCCGGTTTTCGCGTATGGAATCGCGTCTGCAATTTTTACTCGTTCAGGCGTCACGTACATTCCAGAAATCACCGCGTCGAATTTATTCGATCCTAGCCCCAAAATTAAGCTGGTGAACTTGGTATCATTAAACTGTGGCTTAGCTCCCATTTTGGCCGCTAAAAGAGCCGAAATCTCTGGATCAAAGCCTACAATTTTACCGTCTTTATACGATTCAAACGGTGGGTAACTCACTTCCATACCAACGCTTAACGTATCCGCTGACATTAGCCCTTCAGCATGCGTCATTTGGCTTGCACCAAGAGTCGCTAACGTGGAGATACCAGCAAGTAGTAATGATGTTGTCATTTTCATAGTAAAGCTCCTTTTAGATCTATTGATCTCGGTTTTGTCGTTACGATTAATTTTTATGCTTTTTTAAATGTCCAAACGTCGCTACTCCCGTTGCGCGTTCAGGTAATGCGGCTTCGCCATTGGCTACTTTTTCTCGTAAATAACGATAAGTCTGCAATGCTTGGCTATACATATGCTCGCCAATGCTTAACTCTTTGTAGGATTGCTCCTGTGAATCAAATTGCGGAAGCGGCTTAATCAATGTGTGGTAATCGCAAGCAAAAAATAACGGAAATGAATAACGCTCTTGGCTAACCTTACGGACACGATGCGATGTAGCAATAAACTGGCCAGCTGTTAACACTTCCAGCATGTCACCAATATTTATAACCAGCGCTTCTTCACCATTTTCAACTAAAGGTGGCGCATCAACCCAATCGCCTTTTTCATTCATCACTTCCAAACCAGGTTGGTCTGATAAAAGCATGGTGAAACACTCATAATCCGTATGCGCCCCAATACCAGGGCGGTCTTCTGCGTCTGCATTAAACGGATAATGAATAAGGCGAAGTTTTGACGGCGGGCAAGTCACCATGGATTCAAAATGGTCTTCAGGTAAATTAAGCGCCAGTGCAAATCCAGAGAACAGTTTGCGGCCTAATGCGAAAACGGATTCGTAATAATCTAATATAGACGCCCTAAATTGAGGCAGATCAGGCCACTCATTAGCACCAATAAGAGGCGTCCCTTTTAAGACAAGCGGATGATCATCAGGAGCCTGAAAACCTACATCAAAGGCTTCTTTTTTATCAGGTTTACCGCTGCCATAAATTTCTTCGCCCTCTGGTACAAACCCTTTATGACTTTTAGATGCACCAATGTAGTACTGCATCTTCTGCTCTAAGGGTTGAGCAAAAAACTGCCGACTAGCCTCACGTAAAGCCTTAATTTTGTCAGCCGGAATACCATGACCCGTCACATACAAAAAACCAACTGCGCTAGCCGCCTGACCCATTTTGAAGGCAACTTTTTTACGATCGGTTAACGAATCACTCCACAGATCAGCAATGTTGACGACCGGAATCGAAGTAAAAGCGATAGGTTGTGTATCTGACATGAAAATCCCCTGTTTATAAATCATGTAAAATCGACTCTATTGTGTGGCGTACATGTGTGCTAAAAATTCTTGAAAGTGCTGCCGCTCAGTTAAAGCCATCCAATCATTCAACGACGCTAAATCAGCCACTGGCACATTAGTAAAAGGCAGATGGTGCAAATAACCATCGGCCCCAAACTCTGTGGTCAAGGTGGTTTGTTCGTAACCTTTTTTTAGGTGCTGTCGCCAAACGCTTTCCCAAATCCCTTGATGAAAAGCCAACGATTCCGCATATTCTGGAGCAGCAGGATGAGGCACTTGAGGGCCTTGGTCATAACCGACCCGAGCTTGAATATGATGAACGCGTTCTAGAAATGGTGATAAATCATCTTGCTCACTGTTCAGTAATCGCTCGCAGACCAACACCCAATGGCTAATATCTGTCGTAAATTGCAGGTCGGGTAATTGTCGAATTAAATCCATGGTTACCCACGGGCTATATAGAGACGATGCGCGGTGTGTTTCAAAGCTGCAAAGCATATTGTGGTCTTTTGCTAACGCTTGCGCTTTACCAAAAAAGTCCACTTGCTCTGTCAGCGACCAACGATCATTCCCAGGAAGAACATTGATAAAACGTGGCGCTAAATCATGGGCGTCTCTTAGTTTGCGGGCTAAACGTTCTAAGTGCTGAGCGCTGGTTTCAGACTGATCAGGAATCACGTCTGAGCCGGTAAAAATAATACCTATAAAGCTCAAACCTTCATCTTCTAGCACGCGTCTAAAGTGCAGGCGTTCATGCTTCTCTTCGGAAAAGCGTGATTCAACACCGCAAAATCCCTTTGCTTTTAGTCCCCCAGCCAAGCACTCAATTGGGGTTTGAACACCCCATAAGGTCCGAAAAATTTCTAACTTCATAACACACCCGCTTGCTCAACATAGGATTATCGATAAGTCACACCCGGCAAAACGCATAACATTTCGTACAGCAGGTTAGCCGCCAATTGTGATGTGTTGCCGCTCACGTCGTAAGGCGGTGCCACTTCTACCAAATCACAGCCGACTAGGTTCAACCCTTTACAACCTCGTACAATCTCTAGCGCTTGAATAGAGGTTAAGCCGCCAACCTCCGGTGTTCCTGTACCCGGAGCCCAAGCAGGATCAATACCATCGATGTCAAACGACAAATAAACAGGACGATCACCAATAGCTTGACGGATATCGGCCATGAGCGGTTCGAGTGATTTATGCCAACATTGCTCAGCTGTCTTGAGCGTAAACCCTTGGCTTTCACCCCATTTGAAATCCTCAGCCGAATACCCCTGAGCACGCTGGCCTATCTGGAAAACATGCTCACAATCCAACAACCCTTCCTCAACAGCACGGCGAAAAGTGGTACCGTGAGCAATCTTCTCGCCAAACATGGTGTCGTTCGTGTCGGTGTGGGCATCAATATGAATTAAGGCAACAGGGCCTTGCTTTTTAGTCAGCGCCCGTAAAATCGGTAAGGTAAGCGTGTGATCTCCGCCTAAGGTAAGCGGTATTAAAGGATAAGGGTTTAACTGTGTGTAGTAATCTTCAATGATGTCGACAGACTTAAGCAAGTTATAAGTATTAATGGGGACATCGCCAATATCTGCTACCGATAATGAATCAAAGGGTGCCGCGCCAGTTGCCATGTTATAAGGGCGAATCATAACCGACTCGGCGCGAATTTGACGCGGCCCATATCGCGTTCCGGCCCGCTGAGATGTACCTATGTCCAACGGAATACCAATAAAAGCTGCATCTAAACCGGCTAAGTCTTCAACAAAAGGCAACCGCATCATGGTTGCTCGTCCACCAAAACGTGGCATATCGTTTCCGCTTTGGGGCTGATGTAGTGGCTTTTCCATTCTAAATATTCCTCAACTGATGATGCGCAATAACAAAGTGCGCCTATGGCATATATTCATCCTAGGTAAGCGACCTTGACGGTTAAATAGCAAACCTGAAATAATCAGTTCAGAAATTACTGAAGTAAAAAACCTTCCAAAATTACGTGGAAACACCCTAAATGAGATCTGAAAAGCGCATCAATATCCGGCTTTTAGAAGTGTTTATAACGGTTGTAAAACACCAAGGGTATTCAGGTGCCCAACAAGAGCTCAATCTCACGACCTCGGCTATTAGTAATTACATGAGCGAGCTTGAAAGTTATTTAGGCTTTGTCGTGTGTCAACGAGGTCGGTCAGGCTTTATGCTGACCGAAAAAGGCCAAGAATTCCTTCATCAAGCCGTAAAGCTACTGG of Neptunomonas phycophila contains these proteins:
- the speB gene encoding agmatinase → MEKPLHQPQSGNDMPRFGGRATMMRLPFVEDLAGLDAAFIGIPLDIGTSQRAGTRYGPRQIRAESVMIRPYNMATGAAPFDSLSVADIGDVPINTYNLLKSVDIIEDYYTQLNPYPLIPLTLGGDHTLTLPILRALTKKQGPVALIHIDAHTDTNDTMFGEKIAHGTTFRRAVEEGLLDCEHVFQIGQRAQGYSAEDFKWGESQGFTLKTAEQCWHKSLEPLMADIRQAIGDRPVYLSFDIDGIDPAWAPGTGTPEVGGLTSIQALEIVRGCKGLNLVGCDLVEVAPPYDVSGNTSQLAANLLYEMLCVLPGVTYR
- a CDS encoding ABC transporter substrate-binding protein codes for the protein MKMTTSLLLAGISTLATLGASQMTHAEGLMSADTLSVGMEVSYPPFESYKDGKIVGFDPEISALLAAKMGAKPQFNDTKFTSLILGLGSNKFDAVISGMYVTPERVKIADAIPYAKTGASIMVLKGAEVQPKTEQDLCGMKVGLQQGTTWVKALNDLSADYCLPNGKESITVQEFPSAPEVSQALLSRNVQAQMEIAGAAKMFAERTKGRIEISSPDLVYPQTLGMYVKKDNAALKASLESALSAIKADGSYMALIEKYELTPVND
- a CDS encoding sugar phosphate isomerase/epimerase family protein, with the translated sequence MKLEIFRTLWGVQTPIECLAGGLKAKGFCGVESRFSEEKHERLHFRRVLEDEGLSFIGIIFTGSDVIPDQSETSAQHLERLARKLRDAHDLAPRFINVLPGNDRWSLTEQVDFFGKAQALAKDHNMLCSFETHRASSLYSPWVTMDLIRQLPDLQFTTDISHWVLVCERLLNSEQDDLSPFLERVHHIQARVGYDQGPQVPHPAAPEYAESLAFHQGIWESVWRQHLKKGYEQTTLTTEFGADGYLHHLPFTNVPVADLASLNDWMALTERQHFQEFLAHMYATQ
- a CDS encoding isopenicillin N synthase family dioxygenase codes for the protein MSDTQPIAFTSIPVVNIADLWSDSLTDRKKVAFKMGQAASAVGFLYVTGHGIPADKIKALREASRQFFAQPLEQKMQYYIGASKSHKGFVPEGEEIYGSGKPDKKEAFDVGFQAPDDHPLVLKGTPLIGANEWPDLPQFRASILDYYESVFALGRKLFSGFALALNLPEDHFESMVTCPPSKLRLIHYPFNADAEDRPGIGAHTDYECFTMLLSDQPGLEVMNEKGDWVDAPPLVENGEEALVINIGDMLEVLTAGQFIATSHRVRKVSQERYSFPLFFACDYHTLIKPLPQFDSQEQSYKELSIGEHMYSQALQTYRYLREKVANGEAALPERATGVATFGHLKKHKN